The following DNA comes from uncultured Acidilobus sp. JCHS.
AGCCGCTCCCCACCCAGTCGTAGCCCTTCCTGACGGCCTCCTCGAATACATACGAGAGGAGCCTCGAGCCTATCCCCTTGTCCTGGACCTCGGGGTGGGTCGCTATCCTTACCACCCTCCACCCCCTGAGTGTGCCGAAGGCGGGAACCCTGAGGTGCTTTATGACGCGGTCAGGTATTATGTTGCCCTTGGTCTTGTCCTGGTTGAGGAGGGAAGCGCTGAGCTCAGGGCTGAGGCCCCCCTCCTCGGCAAGGAGCGCGGCCGAGACCACCTTGCCCGAGCTCGTGGCCACGGCCCTTATCGAGTAGTGGGGCGCATCGGCCATGAGGGCTAGGTCGTCAGGCTCGTTCCTGTAGTGGGCCTGAACGTATATGCCGAATATCTGCCTGAGGAGCCCCTCGCCCCTCTCAGAGAACAGCTCCTCGGGCGCCGTGACGACGTAGCTTAGCCTCCCCTCCCTTATGTCAACGAGGTCCTGCTCCTCAAGCCTGGCTGGCTCAGCGTCCAGGAGGAGGACGTCGAACAGCCACGCCTCTATTGGGTCGTCCTCTGAGTACCTTATGGGCTCCTCCATCTCGTAGGTCCTCAGCTCGGTCCTAGGGTCCCTCCTGACCTCCCCGAGGAACCTGACGCTGAACCCCCTCCCGGCGCCTTCGTAGCCGTGTACGGTTGAGGCCACCAGGATCCTCCTGTGGGCCCTCCAGATCCTGTGGAGGAGCGGCACGGGCAGGCCGCTGGCCTCGTCAATTACCACGAGGTCGGCCTCCTGCTCGGGCACCTCAGACGGCCTGACGTACTTGACCCTGAAGCCCTTCCCCCTGAAGCCTATTACCTCCTCGCCCTTCCTCTCCACGCTGACCTCCATCTTCAGGGCTTCGAAGGCCCTGCCGGCGAGCTCCATAAGGCTCTGGGTGTTCTCTAGGTCGGGCGAGGTGACTACCACCTTGACATTCCTTCTCCTGGGCGACCCGAGCCAGGCGCTTATGAGGCCGACCATGGCTATGCCGGCGGCGCAGCTCTTCCCCCTGCCCCTGTCAGCCGTTATCACAAGGAGCTTCCTGCCGTCCTCCGCAGGGGGCTCTATCAGCCACTCCGCGGCCCTTATGGCGTTGACCTGGTCCTGGGTCAGCGCTAGCCTGTAGACCTCCTCGGGGAACCTCGCGTCCTTCGGTACCTCGACCCTTCTCTCCTTGGGCGGGGAGGGCCTTATGGGCTCCCCGCTTATCACCTCGTCCTTGTCCAGGTCAACTATGAAGACGTTCCTGTTGTGCTCAAGCAGCTTCCTCTTGAACCAGGCTATGAAGACGTGCCTTGGCTCCGAGTAGCCGGGGACAAGCAGGTTCCTCTTGAACTCCGTCACCCTCGTGTCCCAGGGGTCCCAGGATGGGACCTGGAGGACTATGATGCCGCCCCCCTCAACTATGCCCGTCAGTATGCCAACCCTGTTGGGCTTGAGGTCGTCTACGAGGTCAAGAACTAGGCCCTGGAACGTGGTGCCCAGGTACCTCCTTGCGTCCTCGGCCTTGGTTATGGTGAGCTTCGTTACGTTGCACCTCTCCTTGACCGACCTCTTGACAAGCTCCTTCCTCAGCTGGGAGCCCTCGTAGCTCTCGTTGAATGCATAGAGGACCCTTATCTGTCTCTTCCCCTTGAGCTTCCTGACGAGGGACTCGTAGGTTATCAGCACGCTGGCCGTGGCCACGCCCACCTTCACAGGGTCGTCGCTGCTCAGCACAACCATGAGCCTCCTGTTAGAAGCTATGGAGGCCTTGACCGCGTGGCGAAGCAGCCTCCTCAGCCTCAGCAGGGACTCTGGCAGCCCCTTGCCCAGCTCGTATGAGGCCTCCTCAGCCTCCCTCCTTATCCTCTCCCTCTCCTCGGGGCTCCTGCGTACTCCTCCTGGGTCCACGGGCCCTAGCACCCGTCAGCGGCTCTGCGCTAACAGGGATCAGGGAGGCCAAGGTAATAAACGGGTTCCAGGCAGGCCTGCGCCCCTTATTACCTGATTGGGCCAGACATCAAGGGGGCCCCAGTGGAGTCAAGGAGCGTAAGGAGGCCAGCG
Coding sequences within:
- a CDS encoding putative P-loop ATPase fused to an acetyltransferase, encoding MLGPVDPGGVRRSPEERERIRREAEEASYELGKGLPESLLRLRRLLRHAVKASIASNRRLMVVLSSDDPVKVGVATASVLITYESLVRKLKGKRQIRVLYAFNESYEGSQLRKELVKRSVKERCNVTKLTITKAEDARRYLGTTFQGLVLDLVDDLKPNRVGILTGIVEGGGIIVLQVPSWDPWDTRVTEFKRNLLVPGYSEPRHVFIAWFKRKLLEHNRNVFIVDLDKDEVISGEPIRPSPPKERRVEVPKDARFPEEVYRLALTQDQVNAIRAAEWLIEPPAEDGRKLLVITADRGRGKSCAAGIAMVGLISAWLGSPRRRNVKVVVTSPDLENTQSLMELAGRAFEALKMEVSVERKGEEVIGFRGKGFRVKYVRPSEVPEQEADLVVIDEASGLPVPLLHRIWRAHRRILVASTVHGYEGAGRGFSVRFLGEVRRDPRTELRTYEMEEPIRYSEDDPIEAWLFDVLLLDAEPARLEEQDLVDIREGRLSYVVTAPEELFSERGEGLLRQIFGIYVQAHYRNEPDDLALMADAPHYSIRAVATSSGKVVSAALLAEEGGLSPELSASLLNQDKTKGNIIPDRVIKHLRVPAFGTLRGWRVVRIATHPEVQDKGIGSRLLSYVFEEAVRKGYDWVGSGFGVSDRLVRFWVRNGFSVIHVSPDRNPVSGEFTVLVLRPISEEARKVTTLASRELKEKLLGSLQDAYRGMEPEVAIALLKAAGPLTTEVKPLSRLKLERLWAYLYGTMTYETTNDVIRDLALQYWARAPLDSGLLSEEEEKATVLKALQGRTWSEVARELGVGFEDALLKVKTAMRKLAERYYDVKETPSAGLTLNELTTS